CGCGCGCTTCGGCCACCGAAGGGTGGATTTCGATCCAGTTTTCCGGCCAGCGCTGCACGATATAGGGGCGGCGGCGGTCATCATAGCCCGATTGCCAACGCTCGTTTATACGACCTGAAGAAATCCAGATCTCATCCTCGCGCGGTTTGAGCCATTCCCAATAGCTGGAAAACAGATCCCAAGGCGCTTTCTGAATGTTGCACTTGCCGGTCTGCGTGTTGAAATGCGTCAGTTTCTTGTTGAACACATTCGCGCCAATCGGCCCCTCTTCGGGTAACACACGGCCAACGTCATGCAGGCGTTTAGTTTCCACCAAAGCACCATCTTTGTCCATCAAAACAGGGCCTTGAATACCGTTGGTTCCGAATTCACCCAACTTCTGGTGCAGCGTCTTGCCTTCACGGTCAGCCTTGACCTTGACCATGAAGAAATCCTTGCGCGAGCCGCGCGAATGCCGCGCGCCCTCTTCCAGCACCTCGTTTGAATCCTTCCAGTCAAACCCTTCAAAACCCATCTTCTTTGCAAGCTGCGCAATAATCCACCAATCGGGTTTCGCCTCGCCGGGCGCATCATAGAATTTCGGATAGAGACGAATACGGCGCTCACCATTGGCGCGGGTGAATGTTTCCTCGCCCCACCCGGAGGCCGGAAACACGATATCCGCATAGCGCGCGCCAATCGGGTCCACCATGTAGATGTCCTGGTTCCAAACCACCATGCCGCCTGAATCTGCACGCCGTTTCAACGTATCGATGATGTCCTTCTTCTCGAAACTCTGGACCTGATGCGGGTTGCGCGTCGTCAACTCGTCAAACTTGGCCTGCAGGCTTTGGGACCCACACATCGCCTGCACCCAGGTGGTGCCGATCACATGTGCCAGCCGCGTGTGACCGCTCATCAGATACCGATCCGTGTCCATCGCGCGGCGCCGGCGCCCGGGCAGTTTTTCGGGCGATTTGTTGCGCGGATACCCGCCCCCGCGCAGACCCCCGCGCTGGTGACCCCCTGCCCGGCCAATGACCTGACCGGGACGCCCGCCACAGCCGGTAATGATGCCAAGCGCAGAAATCGCCTGCGTGTTGCCGGTGTTATTGGACCAATAGAAGCCCTTCTCGATCATGATCGAGGTCTTGGGTTTGGTGCCATCCTCGCGCGGTTTGGCCATCCATTCCGCTGCCGTATAGATTTTCTGTACGTCAATCTGGGCGATCTCAGCCGCTTTTTCCGGCTCGGCGTAATCCTGGCTCAACAGCCATTCTTTCCAATCCTCGAAACCGGCCGTCTGGAACTTGCCCCAAGTCGTGCGCCACTGCCAAGGTGTGTTGCGTGTGCCCTGGCCGAAACCAGATGAGCTTTCCCATTTGTTGTTGACCCAGTCTTTGATCCAGTCGCCATCTTCCCAGCCGTTTTCGACAATTACCCGCGCGATGGCCAAGACCACAGGCAAATCCGTGCCCGGCTGGATGTCGATGACCATACCGCCGTTTTTCTCCGCAAAAGCGGTGCCGGAGGTGCGGCGCGGCAACAGGAAGATCGCCTTTTGCCCGCCTTGGATCGCGGGCATGATATAATCAGTGTATAGGATCGTCTTGGACTCGTAGGGGTCCGTGCCACACATCAGCAGCGTGTCGGCCTCTGCCCAATCATCGTAACTGGGACCGAAATTATCAAACCCTGCATCTCGGAAACCGGGCGTCGAGGTCACATCAGAGGGCGTATCATGGAAGGTAAAATTCGCCGTGCGCACGTGGCGCAGCGCATATTTGGTAATGGCGTAAGTGTTTTCCATATAGCCATAGGAGAAGGTCTTCACGCCGTAGGCATTGGTCCCGTGCTTTTCGAGCACGTGGTTGCCGACCTCTGCTGCGATTTCCAGCGCGAACTCCCATGTGACGGGCATCAATACGCCAAACATCCGCACCATAGGTGATTTCAAACGATCCCGCGTCGGCGTCTGCGGGTTATAGACCTTCTGGGCCAGCGCTCCGCCCCGGATCGAGGAGTTGCCCGAGTAATTGACAAAATCCGTGTCCTTATCAGGGATGATGACCACATGGTGCGGTTCCCCGTTGTGCAGCACAATGTTGTGTTGATTGGGCGCCACCCAAGCGCCCAAAGGGGCGACGGGGAAATCCTCGCCAAAGGCATTGTCTTCGGCTTTGGGACCGCCGACCTTACCGCCTGCAACAGGCCAGCGGTAAACTTTGTACCCGCAGGCAACAATGCAATAATCACAAGCGGTTGAAATCACGTCGGCATCTGGTGGCGGCAGCGGAACCGAGGATTCAGGGACATAATATGGCGTGGACATGGGTGTGCTCCTCAGCCTTGCAGATTGTCGAAACGGCCATAAATCAGGCCAAACATGCCGACGGCGTAGATATCGTCACCATCCAGTTCGAGCAAAACCTGCGGCAGCGATTGATAGGCCTGTCCGGCGATGAAAATACCGTGGCGCGTCAGATCAAAGGTTGTCAGGTGCAGCGGACATGGACCCAGCGCCTTGTCAGCCGCCTGATAGGTGCCCTGCAGCGGGCCGCCCTGATGAGTGCAGGTGTAGTTGAAGGCCACCACGTCCTTGTCCGGCCCGAGGCCCCCACCCGCTTCCCGACCCAGTTTGACCAGAATGGATTCTGCATATTCGCCTTCATCTGGGTATTCGAAATCGAGTGGTTCATCGACGCTGAGATCGCTGAGTTTCGCGATCAGTTTACGGGGGTATGTGGAGACCACGGCCGGTGTTTGCGCCTGTGGCATGCCCGGCACGCCGACCATCACGACGCTTGTTGCGATGCCGCTGGTCAGCAGGAATTCGCGCCGGCTCATCAGGCACTTACGCGTGCCGGCCTTCTTGGCTTCGCCGTTGGTGCCGTTGATCGCGGCACGGATCCTGGGATCAACCTGGTTCATGACTGTTTCCTCATCAATTTTGTGGGGCTGGCAGGGGCTGCATTTCTGGCAAATCCGGCTCCTCGACCAGGATCTCATCTCCGCTCAGGCTTTCGAGAAAGGCAACCAGGTCGTCGACCTGCGCCTCTTCAAGGCCCAAGGGCTGGATCAACTCGGACTTATTCGCGCTGAACTCATTCTCGCCGCCGCCCTCATTGTAGAACACGACCACATCGCGCAATGTCTCCAACATGCCGTTATGCATGTAGGGATAGGTGTATTTGGTATACCGCAGGCTCGGCACGCGAAATTTGCCTTTGTCAGCTTTCTGTTTGGTGCGGAAATAAAGACCGGGGTCATCCTTGGTTTCACGGTACATTTCCTCTGTCGAGCCCTTGGCATAAAGCTCGAACCGAAAGGTGATCTGTGCCAGCGCATCGTCTTCCCACCCGTCATAGGGCGGCACACCGATGTTGTAATAGGCCTCATTGGACAACAGCGCTCCACTGTGGCAGGCGGTACAATTTGCCGCGCCCGTGAATAGATCCAGCCCGCGTTTTTGTGCCTCACTCAGCGCGGCATCATCCCCACGCATGTAAGTGTCAAATGGCGTATCAGTTTGCACGATCGAGCGTTGATAGGCCGCCAGCGCCATATAGGCGTGGCGCACGAGCGGGTATTTATCGCCGTAGACCTCGCGGAACGCGGCGCGGTATTCCGGCACAAAGGCCAGACGCGCCTCCATCATATCATCCTCGCCGTTACCCGCCACGCCCCCGCGCGCAGCCGACCTTGCCTGATGTTCCAGCGATCCTGACGCCCCGGCCCAGAACAGCTTTTTGTAGTAAGCTGAGTTCACGATTGTCTGGCTGTTGCGCCAATGGGTGGTGCCGGGATAGCCAAAACTGATCTTGTCCTGCACGGCCCAACCCGCTTCGGGGCGGTGGCAAGAGGCGCAGGACATCTCACCATTGCCTGACAGGATCGGGTCAAAGAACAGTTTTTCCCCTAACGCGATTTTTGCAGGCGTTTGCGGGTTGTCCGCCGGGGCTGTTGGGGGGTCCAATGCGGCCAGTTCCGAGGGGCGATGCCCATCCGCCAGAGCCGCGCCGGAAATGCAGGTGGCCAGAAAAAGCGCGGAGATCCGAGTTTTATGTGTCATGATGACCTCCATCAGTTGGGTTGCTCACGCCAGTTTTCGATCACTTCGTAGTCAAAATCGTCTTCGCGCCACACGTAGGCATCGGTATCGAAACTCTCGCCAGACAGGCTTTCCAGAAACGCGATCAGATCGGCTTTTTCGCTGGGCACCAGGCCGATGGGTTTCAGGCGCGGATCTTTCAGAGTGTCATTGCCACCGCCCGCATCATAGAAATCAACCACATCGCCGAGCGTCGCCATCGAGCCGTTGTGCATGTAAGGTGCGGTCCATGTCAGTTCGCGCAGCGAGGGGGTGAGGAAAGTCCGCTTGGTGTCGGAACTATGGGTCCGGATATAGGCCCCCAGATCCTCACGCAGGTTCATATAATTCTCAACGCCCATGAATTTGGCATAGGTGACAAAGGCGGAATGGCGCATGGGATCCGCCCAGATATCTGGGCTTGTTGCCACACCCGTATTGTGCGGCTGGTCATCAGTGAAACGCGATCCGGAATGGCAGGCGATGCACCCGCCCTTGCCCTCAAAGATCCCCTGCCCGCGCGTTGCGGCCGCCGACATTTCGCCGGTGTCAAACGGCGCATTGCGCGACTGGATCGTCTTCATGAAATCCATCAACGCATTGCGAGCGCCGCCATTGGAAGGCTCCGACATGCCAGCGGCAGCGAACATTTCCACATAGATCGGATCCTGTTTCATGCGTTCCTGCATGATCCGCATGTCCATGTTCATCAGATAGGTTTCGGTGATCATCTCACGTGCGACATCGTTCAGGTTGGTCCCCAAACGACCATCATGCATCCAGGCGTCACGAAATCCGACATTCGCCAGGGTTGGCGCGTTTCTGAAATGACCCGCTCCGGTGTAGGCCTGTGACAGCGCCTCGCCGTCGGTAAACGCCTTGTCGGGTTGATGGCAGCTAGAGCAGGACAGGGATGTGTCGCCCGACAGGCGCGTATCATAAAACATGCGCTTGCCCAACTCGGCGCGCGCGGCGTCCACCTCTATGGCGGGGTCTGGTGTGACATCCTGTGCGTTTCCCGCACCCGCCCCCAAAACCAGCACGCAAACCGCTTGCAGTGTTCGTTTCATCGAGCTCTCCTTCTTACTGGGCATGTGTGGCCTAGCGACTGTGCAGCGACTGGATACGTGCCAGCCGCCATCATGCGGCGCACCAAAGCACCGACTTGAAAAAAGCTTGAAAGTTCAGACAGATATTGCCTTCACTTTTTATTTTTGAATTGGGTATTTGCGAAATGAACCCGCCACTGTGGCGAGAGCCAACCGTTCCCCTGAGCAAAGGTTAACAACCAAAACCGGGAAAGATGTTGCGCGCAGGATTGCGGTTTGTAACAAATTGCGACGATTTGTTGCGATGACCCGCTGCTTTTCGCAAACGATCCGCACTCAGGAAATCAATTCAATAAGATACGTATTTGCTGCGCAAGTGTTGCAGGTTGTACTGGTTTGTCGATCATCACGGGAGCCGGTCCCGGAACTGTAACCTTGCGCGGTTTGTAAGCAGAGCAATAAATCACCGGGATGTTTTGGTGTAACGCGCGCACCGCCCGCACCAGTTCTTCCCCGCTCAATCCCGGCATGACCATATCGGATATCACCAAATCAAACCGTTTTGGGTCTGCTCGAAACCTTTCCAGCGCCGTCAACGGCGAGGAAAATGCCTCGACCCTATAACCAAGCCGCGTCAGAAGACGGCGAAACGTGGCAAGGACCTCGGTTTCGTCATCCACAAGCAATATACGCTCGCTCCCCCGGGGCGTTGAATCGTCTGCAGAGACCGCGCTTTGATCTTCTGCCACAGCGCCCGGCAGAATGATCGAAAAACAGCTACCTGCGCCAAGGTCGCTGGTGAAAGAAATTTCGCCGCCCATCTCGTTGACCAGGCCGTAAACGACAGAAAGCCCCAGCCCCGAGCTTTTACCCAACGGTTTGGTCGTGAAAAACGGCTCAAACAAATGCCGTTGTGTTTCGGAGGACATGCCGGGCCCATCATCTTTTACCGTCAAACAGATCCATCCGTCCGCCCGTTCTGCCGCGTCCTTGGGGGCACTGCACGGGGCCACAGACAGATCAATCCGTCCCTCGGCCCCTTCCATGGCTTCGGCTGCATTTCGGCACAGGTTCATCACAATCTGGTGTAGATGGGTCTGATCCCCGCGCACAAAATGCGGCTCCCCCTTGGGGATGTATTCAATTGTGATCATCGGCGGCGTGGACGCTTTTAGAAGCCCCGTCACCTCCTCAATGATTGTGCCAAGATTCACCGCACGCATCTCACTGGGCTCGCGGCGCGCAAATGTCAGCAATTCGCGCACGAGACTCTGGGCGCGGCGCGCGGCGATATCAATCTGGGCAATCTCGCCGGCCAGATCGCTGCCCTCGGAGGCATCCAGCGACGCCAGATGGGCCGACCCGACGATGGTCGTCAGAATATTGTTGAAATCATGCGCGACCCCGCCAGCCAATTGTCCGACAGCCTCGAGCTTTTGGGCGCGCACCACCTGATCATGGGCTTGCCGCTTTTCGGTGATGTCTTCGCCGATTGCGATGTAATTCTGAATGCCGCCTTCGGGCGACACCAACGGCAGAATAGTAGTATCCGCCCAATAGTTCGTGCCATCCTTCTTGCGGTTCCGAAATATGCCGTGCCAGGCTTCGCCCTTGGCCAGCCCAACGCGAATGTCACGATATACATGGTCTTCCGTGTCACCGGATTGCAAGAACGCCGGAGTTTGCCCTTTCACATCCTCCAGCGCCCAGCCCGTCAATTCAGCAAACTTGCTGTTTACATATTGAATGCGGGCCTCGGTATCCGTGATGATAATCGTCGCCGGACTTTGCTCGACAGCTGTGGCCAGACGCCCTTCAGACGCTTCCAACCTTTTGCGTTCAGACAGCTCTTCAGCCAAATCCGCCACCGCATGCCGCAAATCACGAAATAATAAGAGCAAAAGCCATCCCACGACCATTGCAGCCATCACAAGCGCGGCAATTGACAGAAATCCGATCCAGATCAGCTGCTGTCCCTGCCCCACCGCAGCCAGCAGTCGTCGCGTACTGCTGGCCTGCAAACCTGCCCATATCCTTTCCAGATTGGCCAAACCCGCGATGGCCGCCTGATCGTCGACACGAACAAGTGCGTCGGTCGTTTCAGCCGACCACGCGGCCTCGGCAGCGCGAATGGCAATCGGCAGCTTTCGGGCATATTCATCGATGGTGCTTTCAATGGACTGAAGGGCGTCCTTTTCCGCGCTCGATAACTCGAGGTTGCGAAACCGGGATAAAATGGCGTCGAGTTCCGAGAGTTGTCTTTCCGTAATCTCCAGATACACCGGATCCTGGCGCAGCACGAAATTCTTGTAGTTGTGGATCACACCGCCATAGCCCAAAAGCTCGCGCACTTCGCTGAGCAGGATGCCTTTGCGCTCCGCCCCTTCCGAATATTCAAGCCAGCTTTGACGTATGTCATTGAACTGTGCCTGCGTCAGAACACCCAGTGCGCCGCCCAGTAAAACAGTCACCACAACAAGCGCCATCGCAGACAAGGCCGCCCTGAGCGGGTGTCGCATCGAGACGTTTGCTGCGGATTTGGTCATGCCGACAGCCTGTCGCGAGTTGCGGTGCACCACAAGTTAAAATACGGTTAGCGCGCAGGGTGCGGGAGTGCGACAGACATGGAACAGAAGATTCTGGTTGTTGATGACGACCAGCAGGTGACATCTTTTTTGGACCGGTTTCTTACCCGCCACGGTTACAGGGCCGCGACCGCGTCAACGGCAGCCGAACTGTTCAAAATCCTCGAGACGGAACAGTTCGATCTGATCGTTCTGGATCTGATCCTGCCGGATGAGGACGGATTTGACGTCGCAAAACGCATTCGCGGTGACACGGACACGCCCCTGATCATGCTCACCGCGCGCGATGAGGTGTTTGACCGTATCGTTGGGTTGGAACTGGGGGCGGATGACTATGTGACCAAACCCTATGAGCCGCGGGAATTGCTGGCGCGGATCCGCTCTGTCATGCGGCGTTACAACACTGCACATCCGCGGGGCGGCACCGCGACAAATGTACTGCGCTTTGACAATCTGGAAATTGACCTGATCCGCTCGGTTGTGCGCAACATCAGCGATCAAAAGGAACTGGGGCTGACAAGCACGGAATTTGCGCTTCTGCGGGCGCTTGCGGATGCTCAGGGAAACGTTCTGAGCCGCGAACAGATCCTGGCCAGCGTATATGGTAATTCCGTGCAGATCACGGATCGGGCAATAGATGCCCATATGGTGCGCTTGCGAAAAAAGCTGGGCGGCGCCAGCCAAAGTGACGATCTGATCCGCACCGTTCATGGGGTTGGCTACAAGCTGGCGGCTCTTGTGGTGTGAATATTTGCATGGATGCGCCCATCTTGCGCGCCAAGCCTGATCCTTGTGAGAAAAACGCCTTATTCTGGGTTTACGTTTCCACCCAGAATTGAATTGGCGTAAATGAAACGTTGCGTTAACCTTTCCGGAGCCGAGCGCAATCTGCCTTGGCCCAAAGGGAGGAAGACCGAATGACAGATCGTATGCGTTTTGGCATATTTCTGGCCCCGTTTCACAAGCCGGGCATCAACCCCACACTCGCTCTTGAACAAGACCTTGAACTGGTCGAATGGCTGGACCGATGTGATTACGACGAAGTCTGGTTTGGCGAACATCACTCAGCCGGATCCGAAATCTCGGCCAGCCCGGAACTGATGATTGCCACATCGGCACCGCGCACACGGCGCATCAAACTGGGCACCGGGGTTGTATCGGTCAGCTATCACAATCCCCTGTGGGTCGCCGAAAAGATCGTGCAACTCGATCATCTGACACGGGGCCGGGTCATGTTGGGCCTTGGGCCTGGCTCTCTGCCCACAGACGCCGCGATGATCGGATTGTCGCAAAAGGACACGCGCGGGCTGCTGGCGGATGGGCTTGATGTCATCACGCGGTTACTGCGCTCGGATGAACCCGTGAATTTTGAAAATGACCGCTGGACGTTGAAAGACGCGCGATTGCATCTGCGCCCCTATTCCAACTTCGATCTCGCAACAGCCGCTGTGGCCTCACCGACAGGGCCAAAACTGGCGGGTAAATACGGCACCGGGATGATCTCCATCGGGGCCACAACTGCTGCCGGCTTTGATGCGCTTGCCTTGCATTGGGATGTGATCGAGGAAGAGGCCAAACATTACGGTCACACGCCGGATCGCTCCAAATGGCGACTTGTCGGGCTGTGCCACATCGCGGAAACGATGGAACAGGCCAAACGTGACGTGGAATATGGCATTGAACACTGGTTCAACTATTTTCAGGAAATCGCCGCCTTCCCGCAAATGTCGATGCCCGGCCAAAACGCAAAGGAGATGATTGATTTCATAAACGACAGCGGATTTGGCGCCATTGGCACGCCAGAAATGTGCCGCGCACAAATTGACCGTCTGTGGACGCAAAGCAATGGCGGGTTCGGTGCCTATCTGATGCTCGCTCACAACTGGGCAAATTTTGATGCCACACGGCGCAGTTATGAACTCATTGCACGAGAGGTTTTCCCGCATTTTCAGGGTCAACATCTCTCGACAATGAATGCCGCCATGCGGGCGCAGAAAATGCGTCCGGAGCTCGCCGAAATTCATGCGAAAGCGGTCGAAACAGCGCAGAACAACTACGCCGTCGAAAAGGAAACACGTGCAAAATCGGTCAGCGAACCGGCTGAGTAACCATAGATGGTCGGCTTGGGTTTCCAAGCCGACCAGCGTTAGCGGTTTGTTTTTAGCAAACTATGCTTTCACGCTCCGCCGAGCATCCTGCAAACCGCCTGTGGATGCATCAGATGGCCCTCCTTAGACAGTGGCCCTGTTCCCAGACCTCCAACGCGATTGTGTAGATTTGCCCAATCTCTCGGAACACTTTCTATAAATTCACTGACTTGGGGTGGACGACGCTTTTTGTGACGAACGAAAAACGCGATAATCAACGCAAGTTCAGAATACCTCAGTACGCCGAGAAGTTCTGCAGTGCCCGCAACGCCTGTTGCTCT
This genomic interval from Paracoccaceae bacterium contains the following:
- a CDS encoding arsenate reductase (azurin) large subunit, with the protein product MSTPYYVPESSVPLPPPDADVISTACDYCIVACGYKVYRWPVAGGKVGGPKAEDNAFGEDFPVAPLGAWVAPNQHNIVLHNGEPHHVVIIPDKDTDFVNYSGNSSIRGGALAQKVYNPQTPTRDRLKSPMVRMFGVLMPVTWEFALEIAAEVGNHVLEKHGTNAYGVKTFSYGYMENTYAITKYALRHVRTANFTFHDTPSDVTSTPGFRDAGFDNFGPSYDDWAEADTLLMCGTDPYESKTILYTDYIMPAIQGGQKAIFLLPRRTSGTAFAEKNGGMVIDIQPGTDLPVVLAIARVIVENGWEDGDWIKDWVNNKWESSSGFGQGTRNTPWQWRTTWGKFQTAGFEDWKEWLLSQDYAEPEKAAEIAQIDVQKIYTAAEWMAKPREDGTKPKTSIMIEKGFYWSNNTGNTQAISALGIITGCGGRPGQVIGRAGGHQRGGLRGGGYPRNKSPEKLPGRRRRAMDTDRYLMSGHTRLAHVIGTTWVQAMCGSQSLQAKFDELTTRNPHQVQSFEKKDIIDTLKRRADSGGMVVWNQDIYMVDPIGARYADIVFPASGWGEETFTRANGERRIRLYPKFYDAPGEAKPDWWIIAQLAKKMGFEGFDWKDSNEVLEEGARHSRGSRKDFFMVKVKADREGKTLHQKLGEFGTNGIQGPVLMDKDGALVETKRLHDVGRVLPEEGPIGANVFNKKLTHFNTQTGKCNIQKAPWDLFSSYWEWLKPREDEIWISSGRINERWQSGYDDRRRPYIVQRWPENWIEIHPSVAEARGIESGDYVQIYSDRIPVQTDTIVGVEGSDFDFASLLKNGHIELTKASITAVAIVTPAVKENLGYMDFLHTAQPANALAGRVVDWISGNYNYKMGVGKVRKMGDSPYKSQFRSMSFARRDIA
- a CDS encoding arsenate reductase (azurin) small subunit, coding for MNQVDPRIRAAINGTNGEAKKAGTRKCLMSRREFLLTSGIATSVVMVGVPGMPQAQTPAVVSTYPRKLIAKLSDLSVDEPLDFEYPDEGEYAESILVKLGREAGGGLGPDKDVVAFNYTCTHQGGPLQGTYQAADKALGPCPLHLTTFDLTRHGIFIAGQAYQSLPQVLLELDGDDIYAVGMFGLIYGRFDNLQG
- a CDS encoding cytochrome c peroxidase, whose amino-acid sequence is MTHKTRISALFLATCISGAALADGHRPSELAALDPPTAPADNPQTPAKIALGEKLFFDPILSGNGEMSCASCHRPEAGWAVQDKISFGYPGTTHWRNSQTIVNSAYYKKLFWAGASGSLEHQARSAARGGVAGNGEDDMMEARLAFVPEYRAAFREVYGDKYPLVRHAYMALAAYQRSIVQTDTPFDTYMRGDDAALSEAQKRGLDLFTGAANCTACHSGALLSNEAYYNIGVPPYDGWEDDALAQITFRFELYAKGSTEEMYRETKDDPGLYFRTKQKADKGKFRVPSLRYTKYTYPYMHNGMLETLRDVVVFYNEGGGENEFSANKSELIQPLGLEEAQVDDLVAFLESLSGDEILVEEPDLPEMQPLPAPQN
- a CDS encoding cytochrome c peroxidase, which translates into the protein MKRTLQAVCVLVLGAGAGNAQDVTPDPAIEVDAARAELGKRMFYDTRLSGDTSLSCSSCHQPDKAFTDGEALSQAYTGAGHFRNAPTLANVGFRDAWMHDGRLGTNLNDVAREMITETYLMNMDMRIMQERMKQDPIYVEMFAAAGMSEPSNGGARNALMDFMKTIQSRNAPFDTGEMSAAATRGQGIFEGKGGCIACHSGSRFTDDQPHNTGVATSPDIWADPMRHSAFVTYAKFMGVENYMNLREDLGAYIRTHSSDTKRTFLTPSLRELTWTAPYMHNGSMATLGDVVDFYDAGGGNDTLKDPRLKPIGLVPSEKADLIAFLESLSGESFDTDAYVWREDDFDYEVIENWREQPN
- a CDS encoding PAS domain S-box protein, which gives rise to MTKSAANVSMRHPLRAALSAMALVVVTVLLGGALGVLTQAQFNDIRQSWLEYSEGAERKGILLSEVRELLGYGGVIHNYKNFVLRQDPVYLEITERQLSELDAILSRFRNLELSSAEKDALQSIESTIDEYARKLPIAIRAAEAAWSAETTDALVRVDDQAAIAGLANLERIWAGLQASSTRRLLAAVGQGQQLIWIGFLSIAALVMAAMVVGWLLLLLFRDLRHAVADLAEELSERKRLEASEGRLATAVEQSPATIIITDTEARIQYVNSKFAELTGWALEDVKGQTPAFLQSGDTEDHVYRDIRVGLAKGEAWHGIFRNRKKDGTNYWADTTILPLVSPEGGIQNYIAIGEDITEKRQAHDQVVRAQKLEAVGQLAGGVAHDFNNILTTIVGSAHLASLDASEGSDLAGEIAQIDIAARRAQSLVRELLTFARREPSEMRAVNLGTIIEEVTGLLKASTPPMITIEYIPKGEPHFVRGDQTHLHQIVMNLCRNAAEAMEGAEGRIDLSVAPCSAPKDAAERADGWICLTVKDDGPGMSSETQRHLFEPFFTTKPLGKSSGLGLSVVYGLVNEMGGEISFTSDLGAGSCFSIILPGAVAEDQSAVSADDSTPRGSERILLVDDETEVLATFRRLLTRLGYRVEAFSSPLTALERFRADPKRFDLVISDMVMPGLSGEELVRAVRALHQNIPVIYCSAYKPRKVTVPGPAPVMIDKPVQPATLAQQIRILLN
- a CDS encoding response regulator transcription factor — its product is MEQKILVVDDDQQVTSFLDRFLTRHGYRAATASTAAELFKILETEQFDLIVLDLILPDEDGFDVAKRIRGDTDTPLIMLTARDEVFDRIVGLELGADDYVTKPYEPRELLARIRSVMRRYNTAHPRGGTATNVLRFDNLEIDLIRSVVRNISDQKELGLTSTEFALLRALADAQGNVLSREQILASVYGNSVQITDRAIDAHMVRLRKKLGGASQSDDLIRTVHGVGYKLAALVV
- a CDS encoding LLM class flavin-dependent oxidoreductase; the encoded protein is MTDRMRFGIFLAPFHKPGINPTLALEQDLELVEWLDRCDYDEVWFGEHHSAGSEISASPELMIATSAPRTRRIKLGTGVVSVSYHNPLWVAEKIVQLDHLTRGRVMLGLGPGSLPTDAAMIGLSQKDTRGLLADGLDVITRLLRSDEPVNFENDRWTLKDARLHLRPYSNFDLATAAVASPTGPKLAGKYGTGMISIGATTAAGFDALALHWDVIEEEAKHYGHTPDRSKWRLVGLCHIAETMEQAKRDVEYGIEHWFNYFQEIAAFPQMSMPGQNAKEMIDFINDSGFGAIGTPEMCRAQIDRLWTQSNGGFGAYLMLAHNWANFDATRRSYELIAREVFPHFQGQHLSTMNAAMRAQKMRPELAEIHAKAVETAQNNYAVEKETRAKSVSEPAE